The Primulina eburnea isolate SZY01 chromosome 13, ASM2296580v1, whole genome shotgun sequence genome includes a region encoding these proteins:
- the LOC140810318 gene encoding uncharacterized protein, protein MAATLLQLPCQFFSSEALCSPNLPKNGRNPGRLSYPKSGLTRFSVRAVQEKTEETKTPSSPDEITKKYGLEAGLWKIFSAKEDENEQNKESNSKGNQAKELLAKYGGAYLATSITLSLISFGLCYTLISAGVDVSALLQKVGISTNETGEKVGTFALAYAAHKAASPIRFPPTVALTPMVASWIGKKVDQEK, encoded by the exons ATGGCCGCCACGCTTCTTCAACTCCCTTGTCAATTTTTTAGCAGCGAAGCTCTCTGTTCTCCTAATTTGCCAAAAAATGGAAGAAATCCCGGTAGACTTAGCTACCCTAAGTCTGGTTTAACTAGGTTCAGTGTAAGAGCAGTGCAGGAGAAAACTGAGGAAACCAAGACTCCATCTTCTCCGGACGAAATTACGAAGAAGTACGGCCTTGAAGCTGGTCTTTGGAAG ATATTCTCCGCGAAAGAAGATGAAAATGAACAAAACAAAGAAAGCAATTCAAAGGGAAATCAAGCAAAAGAACTCCTGGCAAAATATGGAGGAGCATATTTAGCCACTTCAATTACCCTTTCCTTGATATCCTTTGGCCTTTGTTACACTCTAATCAGCGCCGGAGTTGATGTATCAGCACTGCTACAGAAG GTTGGAATTTCTACTAATGAAACGGGGGAGAAAGTTGGGACTTTTGCATTGGCCTATGCAGCCCACAAGGCTGCTTCCCCCATCAGATTTCCTCCCACGGTAGCTCTTACACCCATGGTTGCTAGTTGGATTGGGAAGAAAGTTGATCAGGAGAAATGA